A single genomic interval of Eurosta solidaginis isolate ZX-2024a chromosome 3, ASM4086904v1, whole genome shotgun sequence harbors:
- the enok gene encoding histone acetyltransferase KAT6B isoform X2 has product MGVAPPTFKRSYKMRESAHDISLDTWKQWILEAISKIRSQKQRPSVQRICQAIGSHHKFHEDIVAEKLEEAVESGAVIKVYNKGLHSYKAPMAKRRIKVEKNSNLCKIVAKAVHDLGECEGSTIKTIENYIQKFNNIDLGPDVDFRGIIKSSIKKAVDAGFLIQDGKLYKKGRSLTTPRKSSSTLEVSVTTGDDNCSYCSGDAQKNRNGIPEPLSSCKKCGMSLHTTCANIAAKCKSQSYVLLYMLVTKGSVWYCKDCVECSECTYTDRGPCLLECSACKKMYHLTCLDTIPDKKPKHPYRCKTCLSQNIDIVKKEAKKGALDAGKIRNQASNESSKVAKVARAVVPSTSEHAGIRGKDWPGGKWKDKRNLAGGASCKRQIIDEIDESPTTSKLSKYDSSKELYKDISLSQAIKSSQNLQKTIAHNSHLKMFKQRRQFAGFLKMHAGDETKQAKKKTPSDLSSSSSSSDSEEDDNMEFDDENQDDSTSSGSCSSSSSGSDSSESSSDSSEFDNEENDEENDDDDCDSDKSESKSNIFISQISVKKEINLPTKNYTTPQTTKPPKDEQWGFAAVAKNRVDIFSQSRNNLESEGFALKKSGGSLLTGLNKNLVTDELTTNSKEIKHKSTPNVENETEETDKRPHKVTTKKDNLPQTKTTTEARTATTTTPEAPVEVEPPKTTIETVEAVTAENLAKASDSKDAKNPVEKVQKKKVATLKSAPLDTKKTVYKSDDDEVPYLDESAVIKYQLMENTNYARSVKPPPLNEESCSNEKVEYEEVYPENPFENQPLPNGVEQSDITIYKKIRENAAKKVAELKSLNALANASIGASQERCPSAIEIGKWHIETWYSSPFPQEYARLPKLYLCEFCLKYTKSRSVLDRHQNKCLWKQPPGTEIYRHNDISVFEVDGNINKIYCQNLCLLAKLFLDHKTLYYDVEPFLFYILTKNDKKGCHLVGYFSKEKHCAQKFNVSCILTMPQFQRQGFGRFLIEFSYLLSREEGQVGTPEKPLSDLGRLSYFSYWKSIILEYIYSHRNDGRITFKDIANKTGLTVSDIALAFELLNFIKLRKNEDDIRYQINIKVDWEKVITHYKKLQNSKRIPLEQDCLRWSPLLTKAAVLAADGMKSSEESSFLDGSARSEQTVIERMRSRKNKTMMAANNLTFIKKELNTQEATTPTRDNKSKFANSSNESKMASATVELNFQKRKGTHVKNGKTDLKNSLREAIDESNEPSKNYDNELEKGRDDEADVINGSVTTTTTTTTAMSTATPAVVKVVPQTTNQEYKRSSRKRQLSKDDTADVMANNTAEEMEIMHKPDKKRRIYNSPVQPIVEKLSKSEIEEAVVSADDDKLTSRAQRLANRKHSAPTISTNRRKHFERQTELKMNIKQEEVNAVEKTASPHEMGMEPEPEAPKKCTENDDNEEKSTKNYNNDKPITTVPKLRGKMCNDRKTSYNETNNVAVAATDETITKEGNEVNEVEEGQQVTKNNSDQSENSCYNTEKNSINTDEVRQAIDNEQQQAEQHEEEETEIEREQEQEKHTSPSKSAKPEPTASTASGNDEKVLEAVAKKTKKTFAELMVENNDTNVIVQETEKKLENENPKSPENAASESEHKAEQCSTENDNTTDVNTTVTVVANNATSDDNESRVDELMKQNEPAKEKEEKETATNVEHLADPMQIKITETKDATKNEKTINTQTNPKIEPTTDITTATTVVKEPLCKIEFIDTEASPKKPTQISPKDNIKEDCASSPCMPSVVEKGKEDERKDVLEMLQQQQQPQQRKDVENKCEVKSIATTGPAITTPPSPPVITSALNMPLSLATATTSSVLSAATPTSMAVSPITTASTPMSISQSVLTSTSIAVSPTKTPIPTPIVVPTPIPAKAAVAAAVASQQLQIPKAPIVSEAIVCKTDQLMDTKPLVTMKNASPPAAKTANMETIMDTKINEGRKIKTAFENVIERKEKALAQSNIHNNNEINNKIKIAQKIHEAAAAVAANLELQRSQLQAASAKKSLNQAAAIANVNSLNNSRNETGGSGFIKTTPKDKQKSIIAHTDIKIKEEDKQQVQVITSKGVDAALLSLHDKNPYNTAEHQKMQNSVDLNKIAPHFPINQLPNYPNTPQYWQWDYYGYNFSPLDAASQKNQNKFAKDLATTMAYSHNFTQNLYQSAIQHHAHQHMQQQQQQQQQQQQQQQQQQQHTKEKLKSDRKMSTCKKEDSTSKSQSNTNNQNFNSRDDAHCGFTNTQSSSSYTQKCNVQTKTHKMSAADQTQHIKSLNLLPNSSSRFYNPILSSVPVATNALTQQALCQKARGGSGGEHNLVSATEENKVKLSGGGGHNSTASQQQQQQNTSQDISTSLSYSSGSSNHSSSNLHHYDCGMTVSMTMDSPTSIGSDIQQNTTSPIPSTTPHIQQQQQQQQQQQQQQQSQFSDCSMQTHTGNTPMHMAIQTAHLQQQQQQANLNLNMQQSSSSQALNSLTSSQQQQHAQQNRKVNQQTDLVASSSNQRSSTPKAIRGSNSSANNQQQHRQAKSTPPGNSAINVSQQQQQQQQQSVNNNQNLLQTQQEHLHNMQQQYSQLSGQHHHQQNMHIDYITSIPPIGQNYTSNASNSYDIVSMPAVIQQRMAINNTSHSLSSPHQRTIDQSSSSACAVNNFYLQNNLTSNEASTSRVPVPASSGGANSNGGVIHISPDASASSSSGTGDSQLAQDNVSESSSSNAGTTSTQVGNLCSLSKLQQLTNGLDIQPCNTSPAGQVNLTPPPHHPVSHNSMTPPPHLLVTQNRSLGTPPNMLQPQINPLQYHKYYSSNMNIAPIATTQNVNRNTRNTASAPAQHIAVSSVTTSSTTSRTTNVHISPNLMAPYGTYRMTTPQPAATPTYAAGGDYSNSQIPMQMGVMNMQSQYQDACAIQRAQQNSMYSTYPPPYLSLNGAMRR; this is encoded by the exons CTATAAAATGAGGGAGTCTGCTCATGACATCAGTCTTGACACTTGGAAACAATGGATTTTAGAAGCTATTTCGAAAATACGTTCCCAGAAGCAAAGGCCCAGCGTTCAACGCATTTGCCAAGCTATTGGAAGTCATCATAAGTTTCACGAAGATATCGTTGCCGAAAAATTAGAGGAGGCCGTCGAGTCTGGTGCCGTCATAAAAGTATATAATAAAGGACTACATTCCTATAAAGCACCTATGGCGAAGAGGAGaataaaagttgaaaaaaatagtaatttatgtaaaattgttgcaaaagCTGTACATGATTTGGGAGAATGTGAAGgttcaacaataaaaacaattgaaaattatataCAAAAATTCAACAACATTGATCTGGGACCAGACGTAGACTTTCGCGGAATTATCAAAAGTTCAATTAAAAAAGCAGTGGATGCAGGATTTCTTATACAAGATGGAAAACTTTACAAGAAAGGAAGATCACTTACAACACCACGTAAATCATCATCAACATTGGAAGTATCAGTAACGACT ggCGATGACAACTGTTCCTACTGTTCAGGAGATGCACAGAAGAATCGTAATGGAATTCCAGAGCCACTTAGTTCATGCAAAAAATGCGGAATGTCATTGCATACGACATGTGCAAACATAGCTGCTAAATGCAAGTCCCAATCCTATGTGCTGTTATATATGTTGGTTACAAAAGGTTCCGTTTGGTACTGTAAAGATTGTGTTGAATGCAGTGAGTGTACATACACAGATCGCGGACCTTGTCTACTTGAATGTTCGGCGTGCAAGAAAATGTATCATTTAACTTGCTTGGACACTATACCAGATAAGAAACCAAAACATCCTTACAG ATGTAAAACCTGTTTATCACAAAACATCGATATAGTAAAAAAGGAAGCGAAAAAAGGTGCACTGGATGCAGGAAAAATTCG aaatcaaGCTTCGAATGAGTCAAGCAAAGTCGCAAAAGTTGCACGTGCTGTAGTTCCGTCAACTTCTGAACATGCTGGCATCCGTGGAAAGGATTGGCCTGGTGGTAAATGGAAAGATAAACGTAACCTAGCTGGAGGTGCATCATGCAAACGACAAATCATAGATGAAATCGATGAGAGTCCAACTACTTCAAAACTTTCCAAATATGATAGCTCTAAAGAATTGTATAAAGACATTTCGCTAAGCCAGGCAATTAAATCatcacaaaatttacaaaaaactattGCACACAACTCACATTTGAAAATGTTTAAACAACGGCGACAATTCGCTGGTTTCCTTAAAATGCACGCTGGTGATGAAACGAAACAAGCAAAGAAAAAAACACCATCGGATTTATCATCATCGAGCTCTTCAAGTGATAGTGAAGAAGATGATAACATGGAATTTGATGATGAAAATCAAGATGATAGTACATCTTCGGGCTCATGCTCGTCAAGTTCGTCCGGTTCTGATTCCAGTGAGAGTAGTAGCGATAGCTCAGAATTTGATAACGAAGAAAATGATGAGGAAAATGATGATGACGATTGTGATTCAGATAAAAGTGAATCTAAATCAAATATATTTATCTCACAAATCTCtgtaaaaaaggaaataaatttgCCTACAAAAAACTATACAACGCCTCAGACTACAAAACCACCAAAAGATGAACAATGGGGTTTTGCTGCTGTTGCTAAAAATCGCGTAGATATATTTTCTCAATCGAGAAATAATTTAGAGTCTGAAGGTTTTGCGCTAAAAAAGAGTGGTGGCAGCCTTTTGACtggtttaaataaaaatttagtaacGGATGAACTTACAACAAACAGCAAAGAAATTAAACACAAGTCAACGCCAAATGTGGAAAATGAAACTGAGGAAACTGATAAAAGACCACATAAAGTTACAACGAAGAAAGATAATTTACCACAGACCAAAACTACAACAGAAGcacgcactgctacaacaacaacaccagaaGCACCCGTGGAAGTGGAGCCGCCGAAAACTACAATAGAAACCGTAGAAGCAGTAACAGCAGAAAATTTAGCGAAAGCTAGTGACAGTAAGGATGCAAAAAATCCTGTGGAAAAAGTACAGAAAAAGAAAGTTGCAACACTCAAATCAGCGCCTTTGGATACGAAAAAAACCGTCTATAAAAGCGATGATGATGAGGTGCCATATTTAGATGAAAGCGCTGTAATCAAGTATCAATTAATGGAAAATACAAATTATGCTAGAAGTGTAAAGCCACCACCTTTGAATGAAGAAAGTTGTTCCAATGAAAAAGTTGAATATGAAGAAGTGTATCCGGAAAACCCATTTG AAAATCAACCTCTTCCTAATGGCGTTGAACAAAGTGACATAACGATTTATAAAAAAATACGTGAGAATGCTGCAAAGAAAGTAGCAGAATTGAAAAGTTTAAATGCGCTAGCCAATGCTAGTATTGGTGCATCACAAGAGCGCTGTCCATCAGCAATCGAAATCGGAAAGTGGCATATAGAAACATGGTATTCTAGCCCTTTTCCACAAGAATATGCCAG aTTACCGAAATTATATCTGTGTGAGTTTTGTTTGAAATACACAAAAAGTCGCTCTGTTTTGGATAGACATCAGAACAAATGTTTGTGGAAGCAACCGCCAGGCACGGAAATATATCGTCATAATGATATATCTGTATTTGAGGTCGATGGAAATATCAATAAGATTTATTGTCAAAATTTGTGCTTGTTGGCAAAACTTTTTCTTGATCACAAAACACTTTACTATGATGTGGAACCATTCTTATTTTATATACTGACCAAAAATGATAAAAAAGGTTGTCACCTTGTTGGCTATTTCTCTAAAGAGAAACATTGTGCACAAAAATTCAACGTTTCATGCATATTGACTATGCCACAATTTCAAAGGCAAGGTTTTGGTAGATTTCTAATTGAATTCAGTTATCTGCTTAGTCGCGAAGAGGGTCAAGTTGGCACACCGGAGAAGCCACTATCCGATTTAGGACGTTTATCATATTTTTCTTATTGGAAATCAATAATTTTGGAGTATATTTATAGTCATAGGAATGATGGACGTATAACATTTAAAGATATTGCAAACAAAACAGGCTTAACAGTATCTGATATAGCATTAGCATTTGAATTGTTGAACTTTATAAAGCTACGTAAAAATGAAGATGATATACGTTACCAAATAAATATCAAAGTTGATTGGGAAAAAGTAATAACGCactataaaaaattgcaaaattctaAACGCATTCCATTAGAACAAGATTGTTTACGTTGGAGTCCTTTGTTAACCAAAGCAGCTGTGCTGGCTGCTGATGGCATGAAATCATCCGAAGAAAGCAGCTTTTTAGATGGTTCTGCGAGATCTGAGCAAACAGTAATTGAACGTATGAGATCTAGGAAAAACAAGACCATGATGGCAGCAAATAATTTAACATTTATAAAAAAGGAGTTAAATACACAAGAGGCTACAACGCCTACGCGTGACAACAAAAGTAAATTCGCCAATTCATCCAATGAAAGTAAAATGGCTAGCGCAACAGTTGAACTAAATTTTCAGAAACGTAAGGGCACACACGTAAAAAACGGTAAAACGGATTTAAAAAACTCTTTGCGTGAGGCGATCGACGAAAGCAATGAACCGTCGAAGAATTATGACAATGAGCTGGAAAAAGGTAGAGATGATGAAGCTGATGTTATTAACGGTTctgtcacaacaacaacaacaacaacaacagcaatgtcAACTGCCACACCCGCCGTTGTTAAAGTGGTACCACAAACAACTAATCAAGAATACAAAAGAAGCTCACGGAAGCGGCAACTCAGCAAGGACGATACAGCTGATGTAATGGCAAATAACACCGCTGAAGAGATGGAAATTATGCATAAGCCGGATAAGAAAAGAAGAATTTATAACTCACCAGTTCAACCAATAGTGGAAAAGCTATCAAAAAGTGAAATAGAGGAAGCTGTTGTCAGCGCAGATGATGACAAACTGACAAGTCGTGCACAACGATTAGCGAATCGTAAGCACAGCGCACCCACTATTTCCACGAATAGAAGAAAACATTTTGAACGACAAACTGAATTGAAGATGAATATTAAACAGGAAGAGGTAAATGCTGTAGAGAAAACTGCATCACCACACGAGATGGGGATGGAGCCGGAGCCAGAAGCACCGAAAAAATGCACTGAAAATGACGACAACGAAGagaaatctacaaaaaattataacaatgaCAAGCCCATAACTACAGTGCCTAAGTTAAGAGGCAAAATGTGTAACGATAGGAAAACGAGCTACAATGAGACCAATAATGTGGCTGTCGCTGCCACAGATGAAACAATCACTAAGGAAGGTAATGAAGTTAATGAAGTTGAAGAAGGCCAGCAAGTGACGAAAAACAATTCCGACCAATCTGAGAATAGTTGTTATAACACAGAGAAAAATAGTATTAACACAGACGAAGTGCGACAGGCAATTGATAACGAGCAACAGCAAGCAGAACAACATGAGGAAGAAGAAACAGAAATAGAAAGAGAACAGGAACAAGAAAAGCATACTTCACCTAGTAAAAGCGCTAAACCAGAACCAACTGCGTCAACGGCATCGGGAAACGATGAAAAGGTCTTAGAGGCCGTAgcaaaaaagacgaagaaaacctTCGCTGAATTGATGGTAGAGAATAATGACACAAATGTCATTGTGCAAGAAACAGAGAAAAAATTGGAGAATGAGAATCCAAAAAGCCCAGAGAATGCTGCTAGCGAAAGCGAGCATAAGGCAGAGCAATGTAGTACTGAAAATGATAATACAACTGATGTAAATACAACAGTTACAGTTGTTGCTAATAATGCGACAAGTGATGATAATGAATCAAGAGTAGATGAATTGATGAAACAAAACGAACCAGCTAAAGAAAAGGAAGAAAAGGAAACAGCAACGAATGTAGAACATTTAGCAGATCCGATGCAAATTAAAATTACTGAGACAAAGGATGCTACCAAAAATGAGAAAACTATCAACACCCAAACAAACCCCAAAATTGAACCGACAACAGatataacaacagcaacaacagtagTTAAGGAGCCCTTATGTAAAATAGAATTTATCGATACGGAAGCATCACCAAAAAAGCCGACACAAATTTCTCCCAAAGATAATATAAAAGAAGATTGCGCAAGTTCACCATGCATGCCGAGTGTGGTTGAGAAAGGCAAGGAAGATGAACGAAAAGATGTATTAGAgatgctacagcaacaacagcaaccacaacAAAGAAAAGATGTTGAGAACAAGTGTGAGGTGAAAAGTATAGCTACAACAGGGCCAGCTATTACCACTCCACCATCACCACCAGTTATAACTTCAGCTCTGAATATGCCTTTGTCATTGGCTACAGCAACAACTTCATCTGTTCTATCTGCGGCTACACCAACATCAATGGCGGTATCACCAATAACAACGGCTTCTACGCCAATGTCTATATCACAATCGGTGCTAACATCAACTTCAATAGCAGTGTCGCCAACTAAAACACCAATACCAACACCAATTGTAGTACCCACACCGATACCGGCAAAAGCTGCTGTAGCAGCAGCTGTTGCTTCACAACAATTACAAATACCAAAAGCACCAATAGTAAGTGAGGCGATCGTTTGTAAAACTGATCAACTAATGGACACCAAACCTTTGGTGACCATGAAAAATGCCTCACCACCTGCGGCAAAAACAGCGAATATGGAAACCATCATGGATACCAAAATAAACGAAGGTAGAAAAATTAAAACTGCTTTTGAGAATGTTATAGAAAGAAAGGAAAAGGCTTTAGCTCAATccaacatacataataacaatgagatcaacaacaaaatcaaaattgcACAAAAAATACACGAAGCAGCAGCTGCTGTTGCAGCTAATTTAGAATTACAAAGATCACAATTGCAAGCGGCATCCGCAAAAAAGTCATTGAATCAAGCTGCAGCTATTGCAAATGTAAACTCTTTGAATAATAGTCGTAATGAAACGGGAGGTAGTGGATTTATTAAGACTACCCCGAAAGATAAACAAAAGTCGATTATTGCACATACAGATATTAAAATAAAGGAAGAAGATAAACAGCAGGTACAAGTGATAACCAGCAAAGGAGTTGATGCCGCATTATTATCACTGCACGATAAAAATCCCTATAATACAGCTGAACATCAAAAAATGCAAAACTCTGtggatttaaataaaattgcacCTCATTTTCCAATAAACCAGTTACCCAATTATCCAAATACGCCACAATATTGGCAATGGGATTATTATGGTTATAATTTCTCACCCTTGGATGCTGCAagtcaaaaaaatcaaaacaaatttgcCAAGGATTTGGCTACTACAATGGCTTATTCtcataattttacacaaaatctTTATCAATCAGCTATACAACATCATGCTCATCagcatatgcaacaacaacagcagcaacaacaacaacaacagcagcagcaacaacaacaacagcagcatacAAAAGAGAAATTGAAAAGCGATCGAAAAATGTCCACTTGCAAGAAAGAAGATTCAACATCGAAGAGCCAATCGAACACGAATAATCAAAACTTTAACAGCCGCGATGATGCGCATTGTGGTTTTACAAATACACAATCATCCTCTAGCTATACACAAAAATGTAATGTTCAAACGAAAACACATAAAATGTCTGCAGCCGATCAAACACAGCACATCAAATCCTTAAATCTCTTGCCCAACTCCAGTTCAAGGTTTTATAACCCAATTCTATCATCCGTACCAGTCGCCACTAATGCTCTTACACAGCAGGCTTTATGCCAAAAAGCTAGAGGTGGTAGTGGAGGCGAGCATAATTTAGTAAGCGCTACTgaagaaaataaagtaaaattaagcgGTGGGGGTGGACATAACTCGACTGCTagccagcagcagcaacagcaaaacACGTCTCAAGATATATCAACATCACTCTCGTATAGTTCAGGTTCATCAAATCATTCTTCAAGCAATTTACATCACTATGATTGTGGTATGACAGTATCAATGACAATGGATTCACCAACAAGTATTGGTAGTGATATTCAACAGAATACGACCAGCCCTATTCCATCGACCACGCCACATattcaacaacagcagcagcagcaacaacaacaacagcagcagcagcaatcaCAATTCTCTGATTGCTCTATGCAAACTCATACAGGAAATACACCAATGCATATGGCGATACAGACAGCACAccttcaacagcaacaacaacaggcaaATCTTAATTTAAACATGCAGCAATCGAGTAGCTCGCAGGCATTAAACTCTCTTACAAGTtctcagcaacaacaacatgcacAACAAAATCGAAAAGTTAATCAACAG ACCGATCTGGTAGCCAGTAGCTCGAACCAACGCTCGTCCACACCGAAAGCAATTCGTGGTTCAAACTCTTCTGCAAACAACCAACAGCAACATCGTCAGGCCAAAAGCACACCACCTGGCAATTCAGCTATAAATgtatcacaacaacaacagcagcagcaacaacagagTGTGAACAATAATCAGAACTTGCTCCAAACACAACAAGAACATTTACATAATATGCAACAACAATATTCGCAATTGAGTGGCCAACATCATCATCAACAAAATATGCATATTGATTATATAACATCAATACCACCAATTGGTCAAAATTATACATCGAATGCGTCAAATTCATATGATATTGTATCAATGCCAGCAGTGATACAACAACGGATGGCCATAAATAATACTTCACATTCGTTATCTAGTCCCCATCAGCGTACGATTGATCAATCGTCTTCATCAGCTTGTGCtgtcaacaatttttatttacaaaataatttgaCATCGAACGAAGCTAGCACATCACGTGTGCCTGTACCAGCGTCATCAGGAGGGGCAAACTCAAACGGTGGTGTTATTCATATCAGCCCAGATGCATCGGCTAGTTCCTCGAGCGGTACTGGTGATTCACAATTGGCACAGGATAATGTATCTGAGTCGTCCTCATCGAATGCAGGTACTACATCAACACAAGTTGGTAATTTATGTAGCCTTTCAAAATTACAACAATTGACAAATGGTTTAGATATTCAACCATGTAATACTTCACCTGCAGGACAAGTTAACTTGACGCCACCTCCACACCATCCAGTGTCTCATAATTCAATGACGCCACCACCGCATCTATTGGTGACGCAAAATCGCAGCTTGGGCACACCACCAAATATGCTACAACCGCAAATCAATCCATTACAGTATCATAAATATTATTCAAGTAATATGAATATAGCACCAATCGCGACCACACAAAATGTGAATAGGAATACACGTAATACTGCATCGGCACCGGCGCAACATATTGCCGTTTCATCTGTGACAACTTCATCAACAACAAGTCGCACCACAAATGTTCACATTAGTCCAAATTTGATGGCACCATATGGTACATATCGGATGACTACACCACAACCGGCAGCCACACCAACATATGCAGCTGGTGGTGATTATTCCAATTCGCAAATTCCGATGCAAATGGGTGTTATGAATATGCAATCACAATATCAGGATGCATGCGCCATTCAAAGGGCACAACAGAATTCAATGTATTCAACTTATCCACCCCCATATTTATCATTAAATGGGGCTATGCGAAGATAA